GAATTCTGATACTAATGTTTCCCTAGATTGAAATCATCTGAAATACTAGTGGGTCTTCTTGTCTGGTAccctaaataaaatgtacaatgaAGGCCATCTAACTTGGTGGTCAATAACTCTTCTAGAAAGCATTGTAAGCCATAGTAGTTGAATTCCATTCTAAAAATATATGTCACATTATCCTCTCTTTCCTAGATTTATGTACTGGTGTGAAATAGGCGTTGAATCCATAATCAAGAAAGCAGGGATGGAGGGAAGTAATAAAGAAGTGATAATTGATAATGGACTTGGTTGGCCCACAAGCCTAGCCATTGATTTCTTGAGCTGGAGAATTTTCTGGTCTGATGACAAGTTTCACTCCATTGGCTCAGCCTCTTTGGATGGTAGCGATATGAAGGTATTGCCAACTATATGTACATAACGTTTATGGAAGCAGGCAAGAATTTATTTGAGTTCTTTGTTTtaaaccagaggtgtcaaactcaatttcattgagggccgtatCGGGGCTGTATTTGACCTCGGGGCGGGGTGGGAGaggccaggatgggtgtggccagctcaatgtcactcctgtgatggcccaagcactctgccagcaaaaacaggctcctgagttcCGTTTTCagctgtcattcattcattcattcattcattcattcattcattcattcattcatttattcattagatttgtatgccgcccctctccatagactcggggcggctaacaacaataataaaacaatatgtacaaatctaatatttaagttaatttttttaaaaaacccttatttgagaaaccaatcatacaaacagacataccatgcataaattttataagcctagggggaggaaatatctcagttcccccatgcctgacgacagaggtgggttttaaggagcttacgaaaggcaaggagggtggaggcaactctgatctctggggagagttggttccagagggtcagggccgccacagagaaggctcttcccctgggtcccgccaaatggcattgtttagtcgaggggacccggagaaggccaactctgtgggacctaactggtcgctgggattcgtgcggcagacggtGGTCATGGCCTCTTGCAACGGagccctgttttcactggcaaaaggTTGCAGAAGGCCGTGGCAGCCCAAACCGGAGCTTGGGAGcctattttcattggcagaagcaCCGAGGActgatccttcactgtttccagggtagccccacagaccagatctaagtatcctgttggccacatccggcccccgggccttgaatttgacacccctgttttaaaggAAAGTGTCAATTCTGATAATGTCATCATCTTGTTCTTTTCTGGgtagcagaaataaataaataaataataataataataataataataataataataataataataataataataatttattagatttgtatgccacacttcTTTGAAACTAGGGGAATGTGTCCAACTTCCAGATCTTTTAGTGTGTCTGAAAATAAAATCTCAGTCCCTGAGCTGTGATGCAtctcttaacaatattttttccctTAGATATTTCAGATGAATGAGATACATAGTCCTTTCTCAGTGAGTGTGTTTGAAGACTACATCTTTTGGTCTGACTTGCAAACAAGGATAGTACAGAAGATAGACAAAAGGACAGCCAAAAATAGAACAGTTCTCCTAAAGAGTCATGGACAACCATATGGATTAAAGGTATTGCACAAGTAGTACACATTATGGAAAGGTTGATGACTGGAACAAGtgcctatttttattttactttgccaACGGCATGTCTCTAgctttaaatgaataaatgttaaGGCAGGTTTATTTGGCCTGGATCTTCAAATATGCATGAGCCATATCCATGAGCTTCAAAAAGTATGAGCCAAGCCCCATACTTTGTCAGACTAAAGCTGCGTCAATACTGATATTGTATTGTGTTTATATTGTAACTGATAATAGAATTTTGACCAGGAATAAGTCATTTATACGAAAAGCTACTGTTGGTCATAGCGTAATTTGTTCAGAATGGGACAATTCACCATAGCCAAGTCTCTGTGGCCATCTGACCATGGCTAACGTGCCGTGGAACAATTCACctcgggacaatttaacaattcaatttaattattttaaatacataaaaattatgttttcattcacatttcattttgtccctccttcttcttcttcattccagCAGAAGTCCCTCACTGAGCTAAGCTAGTttccctaaataataataataataataataataataataataataataataataataataatttattagatttgtatgccgcccctttccgaggactattGCAATAATTTCAAATTTAGGTATTTTTGCAACAATCTTGGCTTATTAAAATAAGTTTTATATGGTAGAATAAGAAacttcataaaatggggcagaattccCTTGACAAATATCTgagttagcaacagaaattttggactaaaTTGTAGTCGCAAGTCCGAGAACTTACCTGTAGTTCTAAAACTAACAGGATCTTTCATAAATCTTACGTTATTTCGGTCAAACTTTTCTTATTTCAGAAATTTCTCCTCTATTAATAGAACTGGTTTATTTCTTTTGCTCAATCTACCTTCATATgggataaatgaaaaaataatgttgATTGGTATTGAACATTAAGAAAACAAGGGTAACGTCAACCAGTATGCTTATAGTGACCATACACTTGATGGCAGAGAAGTGAAGGTGATAACACTGTTTAGTTTTCTTGGACTCATAAAGATGGTAGGAAAAAAGACTATGGCAATCGTGAAGAatactattgcagaagagacggagtaacgactcggacaccagagctggatttaaacttgggtcattttattataataaatttgcataatttattaattaaattagcacgaattagcataaatttgcataatcaacatactcaactatgacccggaaacagtggacctgcagggtcaaacaaacacttccggggcggaaatgacgtaaaaggtcaacattcctgggcaactaagggcgtagtcgatgctggtccaggtgagggacctctccctcacctgagaccctgccatgcactcgcatgaggggggtcccgccggctcacccctaccctgggacttcaatagcgggacccaaagacaggttccccccaagtgcgcaggtagcacccaccatgggcttggagagaacctgtcaatcatccccaaagatgcccaagggagaacgcgcagttgctgaaccaccacccagatttccgcccctaacctgccacggagcgggggtcagatctctatcttggccccccgactcccccctctatctgcgccagctcacgcagagacactgcaggtccaatagggaaaatggtgttcctcagttctgacagaggaagaccagcagccaggtaaagccacagctgatctatggtgatgcggggatgggccacaaccaccccgcctaactttctgactaccgtacccgggccttaactccccgtctaacccggtgaagggccctaagggaaaatggcgtcccaccagcgatcccccaagaggatctcgaccacaccacctgcgtggagggccgcacagtgcgaagcccccgcaggcttcgcgaacctggcagatcgaaaacgacccccaggcccacaccggTCCTTGCCACCACGGTGCAAggcccaccacctgggcgccgcaatgggatgcagccctcccagtaccatctgggcgcagcaatgggatgccgccctcccagcaccaactgggcgcagcaatgggatgccgccctcccagcacacatccaggcacagcaatggaatgccgcccccggcacaaactgggcgcagcaatgagatgccgccctcccagcactaactgggcgcagcaatggaatgccgccctcccagcacacatccaggcgcagcaatgggatgccgacccccggcaccgactgggcgcagcaatgggatgccgccctcccagtcccaactgggcgcagcaatgggatgccgccctcccagcaccaactgggcgcagcaatgggatgccgccctcccagcacacctctgagcgcaacgatgggatgccgcccctggccaccgactgggcgcagcaatgggatgccgccctcccagccccactgggcgcagcaatgggatgccgcccccccgacaccacctgggcgcagcaatgggatgccgccctcccaggaccaactgggcgcagcaacgtgatgtcaccctcccagcacctcctgggcgcagcaatgggatgccgccctcccaggaccacctgggcgcagcaatgggatgccgccctcccagcaatagcggtggaaacgcccgtcccaccgcacaccccgtctccccagccagacagccaggacccagccgccacgacggcagggtccccaccccgatggtaacttgttgctgagtggtctcggagcgctctgaccccaagcaacaccgtcggtcgcgtcctggcggggttgaatagaaggggaccaaaggaggaacctggcctaagatcttacccggaccctcaacaggccgttcgtaccctaaaacaggccgttgaccgccggcgggcgacttcccgaatcctccgtatcgagaggccgttaccgcactagtggcagcgcctctcgagaacgagcgttcccgaatggcgggatccatacctggcctggccaaaccctacatactagcgcCCACCTACTgaagtaatgagatggaaggcaccaaattgacccggcggcccgcaatgcggccccggcccaactttcccgcactgtcacactgcggaagacgccataaaaccaataaccccgcccccgccttaaacaaggcgaagccggccaacctggacctaatagtccaaccgaaaggccacgctgcctaagctggacaccaatatggccaggtacacaactggggcaggccagctataggggtaacccgtgtactgcctgccatcccaaacagttcacctgcccgctgcgaagcccccccctgggtgccagacactcccaagaGTGCCGCAGCCCAGTAAGCCTCGACTCTTTACTGCACAGTAGCCCCCCGGCCCctaggtggacaggaaaagccccTGGTGACATCCGTGCCcgcagggccagggtccgaaaccaggacaactgaccatgggacaaggcgtcacaaccccgttatctaacccggggacatgcctagctaaaaacagtgtggtcagggacaaggacctgtgcccaaaaaaaaaaaaaattggcggacaagccgcatgaccctgtccctcttggaggacagggcgttcacaacacggacaaccactaggctgtcacaccaaaatgcacagtcctgccccccaaaccgctcaccccaaagctctagagccactatcaagggggagagctaccaaaagggTCAAATCCCTAACCAAAGAAGAGGCCCCCATtcaggaggccacgcagaccagcccactggtcacccaacacaacccaaagcgcgagtacatgccgtaccagaacacaactgcaaatcagcttccaaaagaagctcttgcttccaaaaagacaacccatcaAAGCGTTTTAAGaactccgccacacgcagaggtcagccctgacccctgcacataagcgggtacgataatggggcaaacagagccccttcatcgcagtacataaccacctagaaaaaccctgcccggcaccacgacccggcgggcaaaatgaagtatcccagctaggtcccggagctgccgaagagtgaccttcccgcagccccagaaccgtaccaaggtgatccctgatttgtgccaacttgaccaggggcaaactagaagattgcacctctgagtccaattcaataccgaggaaggtaatcccggtggcggggccctcggtccctgtagaggctaaaggcacccccaacagagcgcaaagggcttcgaagacccgcattggagcaaagcagtgctctgcacgcgcagtccccgccaccaagaaaccctcaaggtagtgaacgccgagcccgggCCGCTGCGCCtcttgagcgcccactccaagaaggtgctcgagctctccaaaaagaaagcatgagagggagccacccgtgggtaaaaccccgatcacttaaaaacacctatgaaatggaagcccaacagcgcgaagccgtccgggtgcatagggaagagccgggatgctgacttaaagtcgcatttatccataagggctccatccccaccctgcattaccatggccacgaccgcctcaaaggatgcgaagccggccaaacaaagttcgtcaggaacgaaatccttcactgactcccttttaagaaaaaacaagtggtgaatcaacctagattCATCACCCTTTACCTGTCAGGGGACCACCctgaatggggagaccccaagattcgggaagggcggctccgggaagggcccaaggcccctccccatggccacctcttatgctatcCCGGACCGAACAAGCCGTTATGTCCCACAACCAACCGGAGGTTgttgaacccaaaggcttgctcgaaccccccatgtaagggatcccgaatcccttagagaaacctagcaagagagcggccgctctcgagcgggggtggtcgtccctcaaccaaccccattgttgttgttgtagttgttgttataactaaatgggctgggcccagtttcccccccccccgtaggtggggcttgtaccctggaccccttcccctcctaaccgtcccctttcaggggcaggggtacattgcagcggcatgggagccccgccttcccgcacgcatggctatacatacaaaaaggggggaaacaagtccCTCTGCCGCAAGCCCATGACaatgcagcgaacgggtcccaccctgtggtggcccccttgtccaatctccctggccccgacgggtaaccgtcaaaaggggcggaggccctctggcctgggttggcggggtcaaaccccccgcccccaacacaccaggccctggcaaaagctgccccaggggcctgtgctcccgcactaggagccaggggggggggaagggggcaaacctggtaggagtcccccacccccccgaaaaacccctaagaaactgggaccgagtggcaaccatatttaaacaattagaatagaatagaatagaatagaatagaatagaatagaatagaatagaatagaattttcttggccaagtgtgattggacacacaaggaatgtgtcttggtgcacatgctctcaacgtacataaaataaaatatacatttgtcaagaatcgtgtggcacaacactcaatgattgtcataggggtcaaataagcaatgaagaagcaatattaataaaaatcttaggatatattcagagtagttcctttttgctgctctgatctcccttgttaatatttttCTGGCCTGATTAAGTTAGATAATAGCTGTAATGAAGTTTGGCCATgatttactgaaatagtaaaggcctggaacaaacttcccgcagacccagtagatgaatccacagcaacagctttcaaacatgcctgggacaaacatacatccatcccaagacaaaatacagaaacagaacaagggcagactagagggaccaataggtctttccCTGCCGTTATATGTCCATGCTTCCCTACAAATATATGACATCATTCCAACCATCATCAGTCTCATTAGGAGTATGATTAATATGTGCTTGTGTACACCATGGTTCTTAATTTACACCTGAGGGAACTGGGGccacccaggccccaagagggcagcaaaaggcctctgcccaaacaggcagcgcagcagcatgaagctaCCGCCAAGGGCCCAACCGTCCTCCGTTTTTATTTTatgctgtattttatttttattgtttttcgagggccacgaaccgggaggggccgcacacgcgaaccccccaccctagccccccacttccccaagggggctaccagaaggatccccccccaaaataggggGGGGAGCAGCCAAacggccttcccgccggacccgaagcccccaaaccgttccccgagcctccgatgacgctctcaaaatggcgaccgcaacacgcggccgccttttaccgagtggggtgggggtgggggcctcacgcgggactcctgccgccagcccgttgctgcccaagactcctggaagatgggcagaccgccagcctcggatgggcgAAGCGCGCTGCTAGCGACGAGCAGTGCCCCAAGCCTCTAACGAGGCCCGAAatgacggccgcctccacgcggccgccgaaaggctccaagagcagacagccgagtgtctgctcgtgagctgggtccggggcgaaaaggcctgcttcaaggcctgctgcccttaaatagggccagcaggccccgcccggacccaacgtcatgcccagccacgtgggcaaagcattcccggccgaaatctcgcctcgcgagatttcggccgaaaacaagatggcggccgccataggaagggtccgagtctgcccggcccttccgcaaaagcgccgtggtgccggtaagtcagccggcgataataTTTGAATGACATTGCttggcctttttattttttaatctttgttatcaatggttttttttcctttgatgatATATGGCTCTGAAGATTGAATGATGAGAAAGAAGATAGTCACATTCCAGTTATAGATTTGGAGACAGATCTAACAGTCCTATCAAATGAAAGAAAACACAGACAGTCATAAAGTGGATTGACTGCTTTTTTGAAATTATCTGGCTCTTGCCATCTGATGCAAGTAGACAATGGATGAAAATAGTGCAATATACTTTATTGTACATAGTATACACAGTCTGTGTTCCTTTAGTAATTTTTGTGGAGGAACATACAAAGTGCATAATAGAGATGCCCTGAAACTCCTGGTGTAACATTTTCATACTCTTGAAATTTTGGCTTTCAGGTGATGCATGAAGTTCTGCAGGCACCAGCCCCTAACCCATGTGTAGAAGTTGGATGTTCGTATATGTGCCTCTTAAGCCCCAGCAAAAAAGGAAGCTGCCATTGCCCGCCTGAATCTGTACTATCAAGTGATGGAAAGACCTGCATTCCATTAAAGGAGTCAGCATTCATGTTATTGGATGGCCAGACAGATGTTACACAGGTATTACTTTCAATTGGATAATAAAGAGAATGGTAGCTGCAAACCAGTGCGGGGTTGCTACCGGTTGGGCCCAGTATGGCAAACCAGTAGTAGTGgtgagaggctctgcccaccctccAAAATGTCGTCAAAAAACActctgcaaatgcgcagaagtGTTACCCCTGCGCTCCCgtttctgaactggtagcagaggTAAATAGAACCCACTACTATTGCAAAATAATTTTCCCAAATGAAATGTTCTTACAGCTGTTTAATAGGCTGGCACAGCAAAGTGGCTTCTATTTGAATTTTCCTTAGTAacaagtacatttatttattgatttgatttgatttgatttgatttgattgatttgatttgactgcaGAGACGGGACTGATGAGATTGGATGTATGTAAACTTTC
This Erythrolamprus reginae isolate rEryReg1 unplaced genomic scaffold, rEryReg1.hap1 scaffold_276, whole genome shotgun sequence DNA region includes the following protein-coding sequences:
- the LOC139156101 gene encoding low-density lipoprotein receptor-related protein 8-like, with product MYWCEIGVESIIKKAGMEGSNKEVIIDNGLGWPTSLAIDFLSWRIFWSDDKFHSIGSASLDGSDMKIFQMNEIHSPFSVSVFEDYIFWSDLQTRIVQKIDKRTAKNRTVLLKSHGQPYGLKVMHEVLQAPAPNPCVEVGCSYMCLLSPSKKGSCHCPPESVLSSDGKTCIPLKESAFMLLDGQTDVTQVSPGAAIAMSFSVVIPMSITLWSAMGNPTAKMEWMKATIVPCHVKNCVLTFVTSLLMGLNVLAMRGSS